The following proteins come from a genomic window of Bradysia coprophila strain Holo2 unplaced genomic scaffold, BU_Bcop_v1 contig_138, whole genome shotgun sequence:
- the LOC119074119 gene encoding myocyte-specific enhancer factor 2 isoform X6, with protein MGRKKIQISRITDERNRQVTFNKRKFGVMKKAYELSVLCDCEIALIIFSSSNKLYQYASTDMDKVLLKYTEYNEPHESLTNKNIIEKENKNGVMSPESPEQDSEYTLTPRTEAKYSKIDEDFQIMMQRNQQLASGQRVMSGGNYTLPVTVPIQGSYNESGMLQASPQMAHQNISPRPSSSETDSVYPSGSLLEMSNGYPHSTSPLGGSPSPGPSPGIGGHLHKSHHIKHSPGSQSGRNSNLRVVIPNSGMSAPDDNNISYGEHRQQSTLNTPVVALQTPGIPGLTAYPSLGSFGAQDFSMSSSDVMSLSSWNQNLNTVQHTRYLYHSGLPHLAVSNSTPPPSTSPINVKVKSEPVSPPRDHNGIMGHSHSSSGLSITTMNNATSNISVLSHTPQHMIMTSRPSSTGHLTPTLGTATNVPSPGGDLHRHNSMQDYDHSPNQPHKRPRISEGWNT; from the exons ATGGgtagaaagaaaattcaaatttcccGTATCACGGATGAACGGAATAGACAG GTGACTTTCAACAAACGTAAATTTGGTGTGATGAAAAAAGCCTACGAATTGTCTGTACTATGCGACTGTGAAATAGCATTGATAATCTTCTCAAGCAGTAACAAGCTGTACCAGTATGCCAGCACCGACATGGATAAAGTGTTGCTGAAGTACACCGAATACAATGAACCACATGAGAGTCTCACCAACAAAAACATAATCGAG AAGGAGAATAAAAATGGCGTTATGTCTCCCGAATCACCGGAACAAGATTCCGAATACACACTCACTCCACGTACAGAAGCCAAATACAGTAAAATTGACGAAGATTTCCAAATAATGATGCAACGCAACCAGCAATTGGCGTCCGGTCAACGGGTAATGTCTGGTGGAAATTACACTTTGCCCGTTACGGTACCGATTCAGGGAAGCTATAACGAATCCGGAATGCTGCAGGCTAGTCCACAAATGGCTCATCAGAATATTAGTCCCAGGCCATCGAGTTCGGAAACAGATTCGG TTTATCCATCCGGATCACTACTTGAAATGTCGAATGGTTATCCACATTCAACGTCTCCGCTGGGCGGATCGCCAAGTCCAGGTCCGAGTCCTGGCATAGGTGGGCATTTACATAAAT CACACCACATAAAGCATTCACCTGGGAGTCAAAGTGGACGAAATTCTAATCTTCGAGTTGTAATACCAAATTCTGGTATGTCAGCGCCTGATGATAACAACATTAGCTACGGTGAA CATCGACAACAATCAACGCTAAATACTCCGGTCGTTGCACTACAGACGCCAGGCATACCAGGACTAACAGCGTATCCATCGCTAGGATCTTTTGGTGCCCAAGACTTTTCAATGAGCTCTTCCGATGTTATGAGCTTATCTTCATGGAATCAGAATCTAAATACCGTTCAGCACACTAGGTA TTTGTACCACAGTGGCTTACCACATTTAGCAGTATCAAATAGTACACCTCCGCCTTCAACATCACCGATAAATGTGAAAGTGAAATCGGAACCCGTATCACCACCTCGTGATCATAATGGTATCATGGGACACAGTCACAGTTCATCTGGTTTGTCAATTACAACGATGAATAATGCGACGTCAAATATTAGTGTTTTAAGTCATACGCCGCAGCATATGATAATGACATCTCGGCCGAGTTCAACGGGTCATTTAACACCTACACTCG GCACTGCTACAAACGTACCTTCACCAGGTGGTGATCTGCATCGGCACAATTCAATGCAAGATTACGATCACTCACCGAATCAACCACACAAGCGACCAAGAATTTCAGAAGGTTGGAACACATAA
- the LOC119074119 gene encoding myocyte-specific enhancer factor 2 isoform X7 has product MGRKKIQISRITDERNRQVTFNKRKFGVMKKAYELSVLCDCEIALIIFSSSNKLYQYASTDMDKVLLKYTEYNEPHESLTNKNIIEKENKNGVMSPESPEQDSEYTLTPRTEAKYSKIDEDFQIMMQRNQQLASGQRVMSGGNYTLPVTVPIQGSYNESGMLQASPQMAHQNISPRPSSSETDSVYPSGSLLEMSNGYPHSTSPLGGSPSPGPSPGIGGHLHKSHHIKHSPGSQSGRNSNLRVVIPNSGMSAPDDNNISYGEHRQQSTLNTPVVALQTPGIPGLTAYPSLGSFGAQDFSMSSSDVMSLSSWNQNLNTVQHTRYGLPHLAVSNSTPPPSTSPINVKVKSEPVSPPRDHNGIMGHSHSSSGLSITTMNNATSNISVLSHTPQHMIMTSRPSSTGHLTPTLGTATNVPSPGGDLHRHNSMQDYDHSPNQPHKRPRISEGWNT; this is encoded by the exons ATGGgtagaaagaaaattcaaatttcccGTATCACGGATGAACGGAATAGACAG GTGACTTTCAACAAACGTAAATTTGGTGTGATGAAAAAAGCCTACGAATTGTCTGTACTATGCGACTGTGAAATAGCATTGATAATCTTCTCAAGCAGTAACAAGCTGTACCAGTATGCCAGCACCGACATGGATAAAGTGTTGCTGAAGTACACCGAATACAATGAACCACATGAGAGTCTCACCAACAAAAACATAATCGAG AAGGAGAATAAAAATGGCGTTATGTCTCCCGAATCACCGGAACAAGATTCCGAATACACACTCACTCCACGTACAGAAGCCAAATACAGTAAAATTGACGAAGATTTCCAAATAATGATGCAACGCAACCAGCAATTGGCGTCCGGTCAACGGGTAATGTCTGGTGGAAATTACACTTTGCCCGTTACGGTACCGATTCAGGGAAGCTATAACGAATCCGGAATGCTGCAGGCTAGTCCACAAATGGCTCATCAGAATATTAGTCCCAGGCCATCGAGTTCGGAAACAGATTCGG TTTATCCATCCGGATCACTACTTGAAATGTCGAATGGTTATCCACATTCAACGTCTCCGCTGGGCGGATCGCCAAGTCCAGGTCCGAGTCCTGGCATAGGTGGGCATTTACATAAAT CACACCACATAAAGCATTCACCTGGGAGTCAAAGTGGACGAAATTCTAATCTTCGAGTTGTAATACCAAATTCTGGTATGTCAGCGCCTGATGATAACAACATTAGCTACGGTGAA CATCGACAACAATCAACGCTAAATACTCCGGTCGTTGCACTACAGACGCCAGGCATACCAGGACTAACAGCGTATCCATCGCTAGGATCTTTTGGTGCCCAAGACTTTTCAATGAGCTCTTCCGATGTTATGAGCTTATCTTCATGGAATCAGAATCTAAATACCGTTCAGCACACTAGGTA TGGCTTACCACATTTAGCAGTATCAAATAGTACACCTCCGCCTTCAACATCACCGATAAATGTGAAAGTGAAATCGGAACCCGTATCACCACCTCGTGATCATAATGGTATCATGGGACACAGTCACAGTTCATCTGGTTTGTCAATTACAACGATGAATAATGCGACGTCAAATATTAGTGTTTTAAGTCATACGCCGCAGCATATGATAATGACATCTCGGCCGAGTTCAACGGGTCATTTAACACCTACACTCG GCACTGCTACAAACGTACCTTCACCAGGTGGTGATCTGCATCGGCACAATTCAATGCAAGATTACGATCACTCACCGAATCAACCACACAAGCGACCAAGAATTTCAGAAGGTTGGAACACATAA
- the LOC119074119 gene encoding myocyte-specific enhancer factor 2 isoform X1: MGRKKIQISRITDERNRQVTFNKRKFGVMKKAYELSVLCDCEIALIIFSSSNKLYQYASTDMDKVLLKYTEYNEPHESLTNKNIIEKENKNGVMSPESPEQDSEYTLTPRTEAKYSKIDEDFQIMMQRNQQLASGQRVMSGGNYTLPVTVPIQGSYNESGMLQASPQMAHQNISPRPSSSETDSVYPSGSLLEMSNGYPHSTSPLGGSPSPGPSPGIGGHLHKSHHIKHSPGSQSGRNSNLRVVIPNSGMSAPDDNNISYGEHRQQSTLNTPVVALQTPGIPGLTAYPSLGSFGAQDFSMSSSDVMSLSSWNQNLNTVQHTRYLYHSGLPHLAVSNSTPPPSTSPINVKVKSEPVSPPRDHNGIMGHSHSSSGLSITTMNNATSNISVLSHTPQHMIMTSRPSSTGHLTPTLDVKDLGYHRTGSSGENVIEVDYDVDYEVDMDWEFYCNVDDEKPSVVHQEASAAKMYTLQELLSQLDDFEAV, translated from the exons ATGGgtagaaagaaaattcaaatttcccGTATCACGGATGAACGGAATAGACAG GTGACTTTCAACAAACGTAAATTTGGTGTGATGAAAAAAGCCTACGAATTGTCTGTACTATGCGACTGTGAAATAGCATTGATAATCTTCTCAAGCAGTAACAAGCTGTACCAGTATGCCAGCACCGACATGGATAAAGTGTTGCTGAAGTACACCGAATACAATGAACCACATGAGAGTCTCACCAACAAAAACATAATCGAG AAGGAGAATAAAAATGGCGTTATGTCTCCCGAATCACCGGAACAAGATTCCGAATACACACTCACTCCACGTACAGAAGCCAAATACAGTAAAATTGACGAAGATTTCCAAATAATGATGCAACGCAACCAGCAATTGGCGTCCGGTCAACGGGTAATGTCTGGTGGAAATTACACTTTGCCCGTTACGGTACCGATTCAGGGAAGCTATAACGAATCCGGAATGCTGCAGGCTAGTCCACAAATGGCTCATCAGAATATTAGTCCCAGGCCATCGAGTTCGGAAACAGATTCGG TTTATCCATCCGGATCACTACTTGAAATGTCGAATGGTTATCCACATTCAACGTCTCCGCTGGGCGGATCGCCAAGTCCAGGTCCGAGTCCTGGCATAGGTGGGCATTTACATAAAT CACACCACATAAAGCATTCACCTGGGAGTCAAAGTGGACGAAATTCTAATCTTCGAGTTGTAATACCAAATTCTGGTATGTCAGCGCCTGATGATAACAACATTAGCTACGGTGAA CATCGACAACAATCAACGCTAAATACTCCGGTCGTTGCACTACAGACGCCAGGCATACCAGGACTAACAGCGTATCCATCGCTAGGATCTTTTGGTGCCCAAGACTTTTCAATGAGCTCTTCCGATGTTATGAGCTTATCTTCATGGAATCAGAATCTAAATACCGTTCAGCACACTAGGTA TTTGTACCACAGTGGCTTACCACATTTAGCAGTATCAAATAGTACACCTCCGCCTTCAACATCACCGATAAATGTGAAAGTGAAATCGGAACCCGTATCACCACCTCGTGATCATAATGGTATCATGGGACACAGTCACAGTTCATCTGGTTTGTCAATTACAACGATGAATAATGCGACGTCAAATATTAGTGTTTTAAGTCATACGCCGCAGCATATGATAATGACATCTCGGCCGAGTTCAACGGGTCATTTAACACCTACACTCG ATGTAAAAGACTTGGGATACCACCGTACGGGAAGTTCAGGCGAGAATGTGATTGAAGTGGATTACGACGTTGACTATGAAGTGGACATGGACTGGGAGTTCTATTGTAATGTGGATGACGAAAAGCCATCGGTGGTTCATCAGGAAGCGAGTGCGGCGAAAATGTACACCCTTCAAGAATTATTATCTCAATTAGATGATTTTGAGGCAGTCTGA
- the LOC119074119 gene encoding myocyte-specific enhancer factor 2 isoform X8: MGRKKIQISRITDERNRQVTFNKRKFGVMKKAYELSVLCDCEIALIIFSSSNKLYQYASTDMDKVLLKYTEYNEPHESLTNKNIIEKENKNGVMSPESPEQDSEYTLTPRTEAKYSKIDEDFQIMMQRNQQLASGQRVMSGGNYTLPVTVPIQGSYNESGMLQASPQMAHQNISPRPSSSETDSVYPSGSLLEMSNGYPHSTSPLGGSPSPGPSPGIGGHLHKSHHIKHSPGSQSGRNSNLRVVIPNSGMSAPDDNNISYGEHRQQSTLNTPVVALQTPGIPGLTAYPSLGSFGAQDFSMSSSDVMSLSSWNQNLNTVQHTSGLPHLAVSNSTPPPSTSPINVKVKSEPVSPPRDHNGIMGHSHSSSGLSITTMNNATSNISVLSHTPQHMIMTSRPSSTGHLTPTLGTATNVPSPGGDLHRHNSMQDYDHSPNQPHKRPRISEGWNT; the protein is encoded by the exons ATGGgtagaaagaaaattcaaatttcccGTATCACGGATGAACGGAATAGACAG GTGACTTTCAACAAACGTAAATTTGGTGTGATGAAAAAAGCCTACGAATTGTCTGTACTATGCGACTGTGAAATAGCATTGATAATCTTCTCAAGCAGTAACAAGCTGTACCAGTATGCCAGCACCGACATGGATAAAGTGTTGCTGAAGTACACCGAATACAATGAACCACATGAGAGTCTCACCAACAAAAACATAATCGAG AAGGAGAATAAAAATGGCGTTATGTCTCCCGAATCACCGGAACAAGATTCCGAATACACACTCACTCCACGTACAGAAGCCAAATACAGTAAAATTGACGAAGATTTCCAAATAATGATGCAACGCAACCAGCAATTGGCGTCCGGTCAACGGGTAATGTCTGGTGGAAATTACACTTTGCCCGTTACGGTACCGATTCAGGGAAGCTATAACGAATCCGGAATGCTGCAGGCTAGTCCACAAATGGCTCATCAGAATATTAGTCCCAGGCCATCGAGTTCGGAAACAGATTCGG TTTATCCATCCGGATCACTACTTGAAATGTCGAATGGTTATCCACATTCAACGTCTCCGCTGGGCGGATCGCCAAGTCCAGGTCCGAGTCCTGGCATAGGTGGGCATTTACATAAAT CACACCACATAAAGCATTCACCTGGGAGTCAAAGTGGACGAAATTCTAATCTTCGAGTTGTAATACCAAATTCTGGTATGTCAGCGCCTGATGATAACAACATTAGCTACGGTGAA CATCGACAACAATCAACGCTAAATACTCCGGTCGTTGCACTACAGACGCCAGGCATACCAGGACTAACAGCGTATCCATCGCTAGGATCTTTTGGTGCCCAAGACTTTTCAATGAGCTCTTCCGATGTTATGAGCTTATCTTCATGGAATCAGAATCTAAATACCGTTCAGCACACTAG TGGCTTACCACATTTAGCAGTATCAAATAGTACACCTCCGCCTTCAACATCACCGATAAATGTGAAAGTGAAATCGGAACCCGTATCACCACCTCGTGATCATAATGGTATCATGGGACACAGTCACAGTTCATCTGGTTTGTCAATTACAACGATGAATAATGCGACGTCAAATATTAGTGTTTTAAGTCATACGCCGCAGCATATGATAATGACATCTCGGCCGAGTTCAACGGGTCATTTAACACCTACACTCG GCACTGCTACAAACGTACCTTCACCAGGTGGTGATCTGCATCGGCACAATTCAATGCAAGATTACGATCACTCACCGAATCAACCACACAAGCGACCAAGAATTTCAGAAGGTTGGAACACATAA
- the LOC119074119 gene encoding myocyte-specific enhancer factor 2 isoform X5, producing the protein MGRKKIQISRITDERNRQVTFNKRKFGVMKKAYELSVLCDCEIALIIFSSSNKLYQYASTDMDKVLLKYTEYNEPHESLTNKNIIEKENKNGVMSPESPEQDSEYTLTPRTEAKYSKIDEDFQIMMQRNQQLASGQRVMSGGNYTLPVTVPIQGSYNESGMLQASPQMAHQNISPRPSSSETDSVYPSGSLLEMSNGYPHSTSPLGGSPSPGPSPGIAHHIKHSPGSQSGRNSNLRVVIPNSGMSAPDDNNISYGEHRQQSTLNTPVVALQTPGIPGLTAYPSLGSFGAQDFSMSSSDVMSLSSWNQNLNTVQHTSGLPHLAVSNSTPPPSTSPINVKVKSEPVSPPRDHNGIMGHSHSSSGLSITTMNNATSNISVLSHTPQHMIMTSRPSSTGHLTPTLDVKDLGYHRTGSSGENVIEVDYDVDYEVDMDWEFYCNVDDEKPSVVHQEASAAKMYTLQELLSQLDDFEAV; encoded by the exons ATGGgtagaaagaaaattcaaatttcccGTATCACGGATGAACGGAATAGACAG GTGACTTTCAACAAACGTAAATTTGGTGTGATGAAAAAAGCCTACGAATTGTCTGTACTATGCGACTGTGAAATAGCATTGATAATCTTCTCAAGCAGTAACAAGCTGTACCAGTATGCCAGCACCGACATGGATAAAGTGTTGCTGAAGTACACCGAATACAATGAACCACATGAGAGTCTCACCAACAAAAACATAATCGAG AAGGAGAATAAAAATGGCGTTATGTCTCCCGAATCACCGGAACAAGATTCCGAATACACACTCACTCCACGTACAGAAGCCAAATACAGTAAAATTGACGAAGATTTCCAAATAATGATGCAACGCAACCAGCAATTGGCGTCCGGTCAACGGGTAATGTCTGGTGGAAATTACACTTTGCCCGTTACGGTACCGATTCAGGGAAGCTATAACGAATCCGGAATGCTGCAGGCTAGTCCACAAATGGCTCATCAGAATATTAGTCCCAGGCCATCGAGTTCGGAAACAGATTCGG TTTATCCATCCGGATCACTACTTGAAATGTCGAATGGTTATCCACATTCAACGTCTCCGCTGGGCGGATCGCCAAGTCCAGGTCCGAGTCCTGGCATAG CACACCACATAAAGCATTCACCTGGGAGTCAAAGTGGACGAAATTCTAATCTTCGAGTTGTAATACCAAATTCTGGTATGTCAGCGCCTGATGATAACAACATTAGCTACGGTGAA CATCGACAACAATCAACGCTAAATACTCCGGTCGTTGCACTACAGACGCCAGGCATACCAGGACTAACAGCGTATCCATCGCTAGGATCTTTTGGTGCCCAAGACTTTTCAATGAGCTCTTCCGATGTTATGAGCTTATCTTCATGGAATCAGAATCTAAATACCGTTCAGCACACTAG TGGCTTACCACATTTAGCAGTATCAAATAGTACACCTCCGCCTTCAACATCACCGATAAATGTGAAAGTGAAATCGGAACCCGTATCACCACCTCGTGATCATAATGGTATCATGGGACACAGTCACAGTTCATCTGGTTTGTCAATTACAACGATGAATAATGCGACGTCAAATATTAGTGTTTTAAGTCATACGCCGCAGCATATGATAATGACATCTCGGCCGAGTTCAACGGGTCATTTAACACCTACACTCG ATGTAAAAGACTTGGGATACCACCGTACGGGAAGTTCAGGCGAGAATGTGATTGAAGTGGATTACGACGTTGACTATGAAGTGGACATGGACTGGGAGTTCTATTGTAATGTGGATGACGAAAAGCCATCGGTGGTTCATCAGGAAGCGAGTGCGGCGAAAATGTACACCCTTCAAGAATTATTATCTCAATTAGATGATTTTGAGGCAGTCTGA
- the LOC119074119 gene encoding myocyte-specific enhancer factor 2 isoform X3, translated as MGRKKIQISRITDERNRQVTFNKRKFGVMKKAYELSVLCDCEIALIIFSSSNKLYQYASTDMDKVLLKYTEYNEPHESLTNKNIIEKENKNGVMSPESPEQDSEYTLTPRTEAKYSKIDEDFQIMMQRNQQLASGQRVMSGGNYTLPVTVPIQGSYNESGMLQASPQMAHQNISPRPSSSETDSVYPSGSLLEMSNGYPHSTSPLGGSPSPGPSPGIGGHLHKSHHIKHSPGSQSGRNSNLRVVIPNSGMSAPDDNNISYGEHRQQSTLNTPVVALQTPGIPGLTAYPSLGSFGAQDFSMSSSDVMSLSSWNQNLNTVQHTSGLPHLAVSNSTPPPSTSPINVKVKSEPVSPPRDHNGIMGHSHSSSGLSITTMNNATSNISVLSHTPQHMIMTSRPSSTGHLTPTLDVKDLGYHRTGSSGENVIEVDYDVDYEVDMDWEFYCNVDDEKPSVVHQEASAAKMYTLQELLSQLDDFEAV; from the exons ATGGgtagaaagaaaattcaaatttcccGTATCACGGATGAACGGAATAGACAG GTGACTTTCAACAAACGTAAATTTGGTGTGATGAAAAAAGCCTACGAATTGTCTGTACTATGCGACTGTGAAATAGCATTGATAATCTTCTCAAGCAGTAACAAGCTGTACCAGTATGCCAGCACCGACATGGATAAAGTGTTGCTGAAGTACACCGAATACAATGAACCACATGAGAGTCTCACCAACAAAAACATAATCGAG AAGGAGAATAAAAATGGCGTTATGTCTCCCGAATCACCGGAACAAGATTCCGAATACACACTCACTCCACGTACAGAAGCCAAATACAGTAAAATTGACGAAGATTTCCAAATAATGATGCAACGCAACCAGCAATTGGCGTCCGGTCAACGGGTAATGTCTGGTGGAAATTACACTTTGCCCGTTACGGTACCGATTCAGGGAAGCTATAACGAATCCGGAATGCTGCAGGCTAGTCCACAAATGGCTCATCAGAATATTAGTCCCAGGCCATCGAGTTCGGAAACAGATTCGG TTTATCCATCCGGATCACTACTTGAAATGTCGAATGGTTATCCACATTCAACGTCTCCGCTGGGCGGATCGCCAAGTCCAGGTCCGAGTCCTGGCATAGGTGGGCATTTACATAAAT CACACCACATAAAGCATTCACCTGGGAGTCAAAGTGGACGAAATTCTAATCTTCGAGTTGTAATACCAAATTCTGGTATGTCAGCGCCTGATGATAACAACATTAGCTACGGTGAA CATCGACAACAATCAACGCTAAATACTCCGGTCGTTGCACTACAGACGCCAGGCATACCAGGACTAACAGCGTATCCATCGCTAGGATCTTTTGGTGCCCAAGACTTTTCAATGAGCTCTTCCGATGTTATGAGCTTATCTTCATGGAATCAGAATCTAAATACCGTTCAGCACACTAG TGGCTTACCACATTTAGCAGTATCAAATAGTACACCTCCGCCTTCAACATCACCGATAAATGTGAAAGTGAAATCGGAACCCGTATCACCACCTCGTGATCATAATGGTATCATGGGACACAGTCACAGTTCATCTGGTTTGTCAATTACAACGATGAATAATGCGACGTCAAATATTAGTGTTTTAAGTCATACGCCGCAGCATATGATAATGACATCTCGGCCGAGTTCAACGGGTCATTTAACACCTACACTCG ATGTAAAAGACTTGGGATACCACCGTACGGGAAGTTCAGGCGAGAATGTGATTGAAGTGGATTACGACGTTGACTATGAAGTGGACATGGACTGGGAGTTCTATTGTAATGTGGATGACGAAAAGCCATCGGTGGTTCATCAGGAAGCGAGTGCGGCGAAAATGTACACCCTTCAAGAATTATTATCTCAATTAGATGATTTTGAGGCAGTCTGA
- the LOC119074119 gene encoding myocyte-specific enhancer factor 2 isoform X9, which translates to MGRKKIQISRITDERNRQVTFNKRKFGVMKKAYELSVLCDCEIALIIFSSSNKLYQYASTDMDKVLLKYTEYNEPHESLTNKNIIEKENKNGVMSPESPEQDSEYTLTPRTEAKYSKIDEDFQIMMQRNQQLASGQRVMSGGNYTLPVTVPIQGSYNESGMLQASPQMAHQNISPRPSSSETDSVYPSGSLLEMSNGYPHSTSPLGGSPSPGPSPGIAHHIKHSPGSQSGRNSNLRVVIPNSGMSAPDDNNISYGEHRQQSTLNTPVVALQTPGIPGLTAYPSLGSFGAQDFSMSSSDVMSLSSWNQNLNTVQHTRYGLPHLAVSNSTPPPSTSPINVKVKSEPVSPPRDHNGIMGHSHSSSGLSITTMNNATSNISVLSHTPQHMIMTSRPSSTGHLTPTLGTATNVPSPGGDLHRHNSMQDYDHSPNQPHKRPRISEGWNT; encoded by the exons ATGGgtagaaagaaaattcaaatttcccGTATCACGGATGAACGGAATAGACAG GTGACTTTCAACAAACGTAAATTTGGTGTGATGAAAAAAGCCTACGAATTGTCTGTACTATGCGACTGTGAAATAGCATTGATAATCTTCTCAAGCAGTAACAAGCTGTACCAGTATGCCAGCACCGACATGGATAAAGTGTTGCTGAAGTACACCGAATACAATGAACCACATGAGAGTCTCACCAACAAAAACATAATCGAG AAGGAGAATAAAAATGGCGTTATGTCTCCCGAATCACCGGAACAAGATTCCGAATACACACTCACTCCACGTACAGAAGCCAAATACAGTAAAATTGACGAAGATTTCCAAATAATGATGCAACGCAACCAGCAATTGGCGTCCGGTCAACGGGTAATGTCTGGTGGAAATTACACTTTGCCCGTTACGGTACCGATTCAGGGAAGCTATAACGAATCCGGAATGCTGCAGGCTAGTCCACAAATGGCTCATCAGAATATTAGTCCCAGGCCATCGAGTTCGGAAACAGATTCGG TTTATCCATCCGGATCACTACTTGAAATGTCGAATGGTTATCCACATTCAACGTCTCCGCTGGGCGGATCGCCAAGTCCAGGTCCGAGTCCTGGCATAG CACACCACATAAAGCATTCACCTGGGAGTCAAAGTGGACGAAATTCTAATCTTCGAGTTGTAATACCAAATTCTGGTATGTCAGCGCCTGATGATAACAACATTAGCTACGGTGAA CATCGACAACAATCAACGCTAAATACTCCGGTCGTTGCACTACAGACGCCAGGCATACCAGGACTAACAGCGTATCCATCGCTAGGATCTTTTGGTGCCCAAGACTTTTCAATGAGCTCTTCCGATGTTATGAGCTTATCTTCATGGAATCAGAATCTAAATACCGTTCAGCACACTAGGTA TGGCTTACCACATTTAGCAGTATCAAATAGTACACCTCCGCCTTCAACATCACCGATAAATGTGAAAGTGAAATCGGAACCCGTATCACCACCTCGTGATCATAATGGTATCATGGGACACAGTCACAGTTCATCTGGTTTGTCAATTACAACGATGAATAATGCGACGTCAAATATTAGTGTTTTAAGTCATACGCCGCAGCATATGATAATGACATCTCGGCCGAGTTCAACGGGTCATTTAACACCTACACTCG GCACTGCTACAAACGTACCTTCACCAGGTGGTGATCTGCATCGGCACAATTCAATGCAAGATTACGATCACTCACCGAATCAACCACACAAGCGACCAAGAATTTCAGAAGGTTGGAACACATAA